A portion of the Streptomyces coeruleoprunus genome contains these proteins:
- a CDS encoding Imm1 family immunity protein — protein sequence MRLTVSFGGVEKLAETWEERARLIAEVLENLEPERPVARGIAPGNDAWFALSDPPGPDRRGRCSHLRVAANRSTGYGALIWFVTMDDPRRGGVYEHVWVSDNATPPDFDPRVVSDPGYPLFHDPASALPIPRVRAALEEYCRSATGERPGCVDWVEGHMNGQRLDRPSITEDVEDHDPFA from the coding sequence GTGCGACTGACCGTTTCGTTCGGCGGAGTCGAGAAGCTTGCCGAGACCTGGGAGGAGCGCGCTCGTCTCATCGCGGAGGTCCTGGAGAACCTGGAGCCGGAGCGCCCGGTTGCTCGAGGGATCGCGCCCGGGAACGACGCCTGGTTCGCCCTCTCCGACCCTCCGGGGCCGGACCGCCGGGGCCGGTGCAGCCACCTCCGCGTCGCGGCCAACCGGTCCACGGGCTACGGGGCGCTCATCTGGTTCGTCACCATGGACGATCCACGGCGGGGCGGCGTGTACGAGCATGTCTGGGTGTCGGACAACGCGACGCCGCCCGACTTCGACCCCAGGGTGGTCTCGGACCCCGGCTACCCGCTGTTCCACGACCCGGCCAGCGCCCTGCCCATCCCGCGGGTGCGGGCCGCGCTGGAGGAGTACTGCCGCTCGGCCACGGGAGAGCGGCCAGGGTGCGTCGACTGGGTCGAGGGGCACATGAACGGGCAGCGGCTCGACCGCCCGTCGATCACCGAGGACGTGGAGGACCACGACCCGTTCGCGTGA
- a CDS encoding ABC transporter permease, with the protein MPSRTAPAAASSPPGTPDSPGTPGTPGTPALAKDGRAAERSLGRRLLARPEIGALIAAVAVYAFFFSVAPAFREASSLATVLYQASVMGIMAIPVALLMIGGEFDLSAGVAVTSSALMTAILSFQLSLNVWTGVVVALVFSLAVGAFNGYLLIRTGLPSFLITLGSFLVLQGANLAVTKIFTGNVASDSISDMDGFDQAKALFASEIGIGGVDVKVTVLWWLLFAAAATWLLLRTRFGNWIFAVGGSEDSARAVGVPVTFTKVALFMGVGAGAWFVGMHLLFSFNTVQSGEGVGNEFLYIIAAVIGGCLLTGGYGSAVGPVIGAFIFGMVSQGIVYANWNPDWFKAFLGVMLLLAALVNLWVRRQATRR; encoded by the coding sequence ATGCCCTCCAGGACGGCACCGGCGGCGGCGTCCTCGCCGCCGGGCACGCCGGACTCGCCGGGTACGCCGGGTACGCCGGGTACGCCGGCCCTCGCGAAGGACGGCCGCGCCGCCGAACGCTCCCTGGGCCGCAGGCTGCTGGCCCGCCCGGAGATCGGGGCGCTCATCGCCGCCGTCGCCGTGTACGCGTTCTTCTTCTCCGTCGCGCCCGCCTTCCGCGAGGCGAGTTCGCTCGCCACCGTGCTCTACCAGGCGTCGGTGATGGGCATCATGGCGATCCCGGTCGCGCTGCTGATGATCGGCGGCGAGTTCGACCTGTCGGCCGGTGTCGCCGTCACCTCGTCGGCGCTGATGACCGCCATCCTGTCGTTCCAGCTGTCGCTGAACGTCTGGACGGGCGTCGTCGTCGCCCTGGTGTTCTCGCTCGCCGTCGGCGCGTTCAACGGCTATCTGCTGATCAGGACGGGCCTGCCGAGCTTCCTCATCACGCTGGGCTCCTTCCTGGTCCTCCAGGGCGCCAACCTGGCCGTCACCAAGATCTTCACCGGCAACGTCGCCAGCGACTCGATCAGCGACATGGACGGCTTCGACCAGGCGAAGGCGCTCTTCGCCTCCGAGATCGGCATCGGCGGCGTCGACGTCAAGGTCACGGTCCTGTGGTGGCTGCTGTTCGCGGCCGCCGCCACCTGGCTGCTGCTGCGTACCCGGTTCGGCAACTGGATCTTCGCGGTCGGCGGCAGCGAGGACAGCGCCCGCGCCGTCGGCGTGCCCGTGACGTTCACGAAGGTCGCGCTCTTCATGGGCGTGGGCGCCGGGGCCTGGTTCGTCGGGATGCACCTGCTGTTCTCGTTCAACACGGTGCAGTCCGGCGAGGGCGTCGGCAACGAGTTCCTGTACATCATCGCGGCGGTGATCGGCGGCTGTCTGCTCACCGGCGGCTACGGCTCCGCGGTCGGCCCGGTCATCGGCGCCTTCATCTTCGGCATGGTGTCCCAGGGCATCGTCTACGCCAACTGGAACCCCGACTGGTTCAAGGCCTTCCTCGGCGTGATGCTGCTGCTGGCCGCCCTCGTCAATCTGTGGGTCCGCCGCCAGGCGACCCGGAGGTGA
- a CDS encoding streptophobe family protein, translating to MSSQRAAVRTTAPGDPRRAVRVCLDALAAVVAGLVAMAVTAALGLWAAGAADLPDGAFLPVLASVVIMAAGGEVELSGAAGAIAGTDAEVTAMPLSVTLAGALVTGVLFLRPLRHHAIASAGELLGRIAATAALWLAGLGVLTALARHTFTDVVPAGTAADLIGDLLDISTSVGFRADPGSTLGYGLLWILGVLAMALLVSRRAPLPTRLVRYQEPVRPAAFAMLLLLLAYVVVGAVAGLVVAATRGHPADTFAVLLLGLPNVVWLALGTGIGGSWEGRVDGPFGLPMPQLLDLVLRGKQDSTLDVGALAAHDERAWWLIPVAAVLLLAAGFVMAARSPAGTRLWQQALHLGVAFALTMLVVGPVTRVYARYGLSLFGIADLEEFGGLVELRPHLWAMVGLALLWGLVAGFTGGLLASRVHRRGEVTDR from the coding sequence CGCCGTGGTCGCCGGACTGGTCGCCATGGCCGTCACGGCCGCGCTGGGTCTGTGGGCGGCGGGCGCCGCCGACCTGCCGGACGGCGCCTTCCTCCCCGTACTGGCCTCCGTCGTGATCATGGCGGCGGGCGGCGAGGTGGAACTGTCCGGTGCCGCCGGCGCCATCGCCGGGACGGACGCCGAAGTCACCGCGATGCCGCTGTCCGTGACCCTCGCCGGAGCCCTCGTGACGGGCGTCCTCTTCCTGCGCCCGCTGCGCCACCACGCCATCGCCTCGGCCGGTGAACTCCTCGGCCGGATCGCCGCCACGGCCGCCCTCTGGCTCGCCGGACTCGGCGTCCTGACGGCCCTGGCACGGCACACGTTCACCGATGTCGTGCCCGCCGGCACGGCCGCCGACCTGATCGGCGACCTCCTCGACATCTCGACCAGCGTCGGCTTCCGCGCCGACCCGGGCTCCACCCTCGGCTACGGCCTGCTGTGGATCCTCGGCGTCCTGGCCATGGCCCTGCTGGTGTCCCGCAGGGCGCCGCTGCCCACCCGGCTGGTCCGCTACCAGGAGCCCGTCCGCCCGGCCGCGTTCGCGATGCTGCTCCTGCTCCTCGCGTACGTCGTCGTCGGCGCCGTCGCCGGGCTGGTCGTGGCGGCGACCCGCGGCCACCCCGCCGACACCTTCGCCGTCCTCCTCCTCGGCCTGCCCAACGTCGTCTGGCTCGCCCTGGGCACCGGCATCGGCGGCTCCTGGGAGGGCCGCGTCGACGGGCCCTTCGGACTGCCCATGCCCCAATTGCTCGATCTGGTGCTGCGCGGCAAGCAGGACTCCACGCTGGACGTCGGCGCCCTCGCCGCGCACGACGAACGGGCCTGGTGGCTCATCCCGGTGGCCGCCGTGCTGCTGCTGGCCGCCGGGTTCGTCATGGCGGCACGCTCGCCCGCGGGCACCCGGCTGTGGCAGCAGGCCCTGCACCTGGGCGTCGCCTTCGCCCTCACGATGCTCGTCGTGGGCCCGGTCACCCGGGTGTACGCGCGCTACGGCCTGTCGCTCTTCGGCATCGCCGACCTGGAGGAGTTCGGCGGCCTCGTCGAGCTGCGCCCCCACCTGTGGGCCATGGTCGGCCTCGCCCTCCTGTGGGGCCTCGTCGCGGGCTTCACCGGCGGCCTGCTCGCCTCCCGGGTACACCGCCGAGGCGAGGTGACGGACCGCTAG
- a CDS encoding Gfo/Idh/MocA family oxidoreductase, giving the protein MTHQGTLGVAVIGTGRMGADHVRRINEVISGARVAAVVDVDAERAKAVAQGVDGCTAHTDPAAALASDDVDAVLIASPGPAHEATLLAAFAHDLPVLCEKPLTPDAASALRVLEAEQRLGRRRVQVGFMRRYDAEYLRLKALLDSRELGRPLMLHNRHRNASSPPWFTSAMLINDSVVHEMDVTRWLLGQEITAVTVLRPVPSGNAPEGLEDPQLVLFETDGGVIVDTEINVNCGFGYQVQAEVVCERGTARIGDGHTMVTNAAGRWGGTIAQDFVERFADAYDREVQAWVDATRRGEVTGPSVWDGYAAAAVCEAGVRAQREGTRITVDLIARPALYH; this is encoded by the coding sequence ATGACCCACCAGGGAACGCTCGGGGTCGCCGTCATCGGTACGGGCCGGATGGGCGCCGACCACGTCCGCCGGATCAACGAGGTCATCAGCGGGGCGCGGGTCGCCGCCGTCGTGGACGTGGACGCCGAGCGGGCGAAGGCCGTCGCGCAGGGCGTCGACGGCTGCACCGCCCACACCGACCCGGCCGCCGCGCTGGCCTCGGACGACGTCGACGCCGTGCTCATCGCCTCGCCCGGCCCGGCCCACGAGGCGACGCTGCTCGCCGCGTTCGCGCACGACCTGCCGGTGCTGTGCGAGAAGCCGCTCACCCCGGACGCCGCGTCCGCGCTGCGCGTCCTGGAGGCCGAGCAGCGGCTGGGCCGGCGGCGGGTCCAGGTGGGCTTCATGCGGCGGTACGACGCCGAGTACCTGCGGCTCAAGGCGCTGCTGGACAGCCGGGAGCTGGGCCGGCCGCTGATGCTCCACAACCGGCACCGCAACGCGTCGTCGCCGCCGTGGTTCACGAGCGCCATGCTGATCAACGACTCGGTGGTGCATGAGATGGACGTGACGCGCTGGCTGCTGGGCCAGGAGATCACCGCGGTGACCGTGCTGCGCCCGGTGCCGTCGGGGAACGCGCCGGAGGGGCTGGAGGACCCGCAGCTGGTGCTGTTCGAGACCGACGGCGGCGTGATCGTCGACACCGAGATCAACGTCAACTGCGGGTTCGGCTACCAGGTGCAGGCCGAGGTGGTGTGCGAGCGCGGCACGGCCCGGATCGGCGACGGCCACACCATGGTCACCAACGCGGCGGGCCGCTGGGGCGGGACGATCGCCCAGGACTTCGTGGAGCGGTTCGCCGACGCCTACGACCGGGAGGTCCAGGCCTGGGTGGACGCCACCCGGCGCGGCGAGGTCACGGGCCCGAGCGTCTGGGACGGCTACGCGGCGGCGGCGGTCTGCGAGGCGGGCGTCCGCGCCCAGAGGGAGGGCACCCGCATCACGGTCGACCTCATCGCCCGACCGGCGCTGTACCACTGA
- a CDS encoding sugar phosphate isomerase/epimerase, with protein MTKALSNIRVGSAPDSWGVWFPDDPQQVPWERFLDEVAEAGYEWIELGPYGYLPTDPARLTDEVARRNLKVSAGTVFTSLHRGPAVWDSTWEHVSQVAALTRAMGARHLVVIPSFWRDDKTAEIIEPPELTGEQWAHLTKGMERLAHEVRETYGLDIVVHPHADTHIDTEEHVERFLDSTDSDLVNLCLDTGHYAYCGGDNVKLIEAYGERIGYLHLKQVDPGILADVVKNEVPFGPAVQRGVMCEPPSGVPALEPVLAAAQRLGVELFAIVEQDMYPCPPDKPLPIAVRTRKFLRSCGA; from the coding sequence ATGACCAAGGCCCTCAGCAACATCCGGGTCGGCTCCGCCCCGGACTCGTGGGGCGTGTGGTTCCCCGACGACCCCCAGCAGGTGCCGTGGGAGAGGTTCCTCGACGAGGTCGCCGAGGCCGGCTACGAGTGGATCGAGCTCGGCCCGTACGGCTATCTCCCGACCGACCCGGCCCGGCTCACCGACGAGGTCGCCCGGCGGAACCTCAAGGTGTCGGCCGGCACCGTCTTCACGTCCCTGCACCGCGGCCCGGCCGTGTGGGACTCCACCTGGGAGCACGTGAGCCAGGTCGCCGCACTCACCCGGGCCATGGGCGCGCGGCACCTCGTGGTCATCCCGTCGTTCTGGCGCGACGACAAGACCGCCGAGATCATCGAGCCGCCGGAGCTGACCGGGGAGCAGTGGGCCCACCTCACCAAGGGCATGGAGCGCCTGGCGCACGAGGTGCGGGAGACGTACGGGCTCGACATCGTCGTCCACCCGCACGCCGACACCCACATCGACACCGAGGAGCACGTCGAGCGGTTCCTCGACTCCACCGACTCCGACCTGGTGAACCTCTGCCTCGACACCGGGCACTACGCCTACTGCGGCGGCGACAACGTCAAGCTCATCGAGGCGTACGGCGAGCGCATCGGCTATCTGCACCTCAAGCAGGTCGACCCCGGCATCCTCGCCGACGTCGTCAAGAACGAGGTGCCCTTCGGCCCCGCCGTGCAGCGCGGGGTGATGTGCGAGCCGCCGTCCGGCGTGCCCGCGCTGGAGCCCGTGCTGGCGGCCGCCCAGCGCCTGGGCGTGGAGCTGTTCGCCATCGTCGAGCAGGACATGTACCCGTGCCCGCCGGACAAGCCGCTGCCGATCGCCGTACGCACCCGTAAGTTCTTGCGCTCCTGCGGCGCCTGA
- a CDS encoding DddA-like double-stranded DNA deaminase toxin — protein MVNRELTNRRLLLAGGVGAVVLALVAGLLAWLASSPPTTPDRGGGAQNREPFEQALVALAEEPGLRYADRSRTGSSRHDITVTPSGMQFGETGSAAGARKEILTAGGRTYSRWKHDPAPPPAGDGKKRAAKAPGRWTVGFGGGSAFPADAADRYPAPRKLATLLGKALKDVRRLPEPHDPPLAVNGVPALAADTSAGRILVARQPPYRVLRLEPYEPNGPSGLLDRLKGAVGGPPKVRRATTGPLLGGDSDGVDLSPVPGAAVPGMYDRLARDVGQLADAIDPGVGFSLDSAGKLNCGHGGCSVQQRFTGKLSTAARTRVTGGTLTAALTATISIDGRYAGRCGSRGTFPVQGTAVSGSLSCSSPEAGAVFSSVDAQHKARARAQSRAQGGGIVRYTISSRASTLIEARVLAVAEVQRLVRQVHREGRDARCPAAAGAPGAKPAVAKPVAYAASQAGAGDCRAPASYERVAASLPRRVDRGPTAGQVVDKAGNRIGGVMTSGRTASTRAIDTFLKSSPHAARPRAGAEHTAATHVETKIAWRMREHGITHADVVINNSGGVCRGPFSCDQAVRAILPRGSTMTVWYPTPSGLVPFTITGVG, from the coding sequence ATGGTGAACAGAGAGTTGACCAACCGCCGGTTACTGCTGGCGGGCGGCGTCGGCGCGGTGGTCCTGGCACTGGTGGCCGGGCTGCTGGCCTGGCTGGCGTCGTCACCGCCGACGACGCCGGATCGCGGCGGGGGCGCGCAGAACCGGGAGCCGTTCGAACAGGCCCTTGTCGCGCTGGCGGAAGAGCCGGGTCTGCGGTACGCCGACAGGTCGCGAACCGGGTCCTCACGGCACGACATCACGGTCACGCCCTCCGGGATGCAGTTCGGCGAGACCGGCTCCGCCGCCGGCGCCCGGAAGGAAATACTGACGGCCGGCGGCAGGACGTACAGCCGCTGGAAGCACGATCCCGCGCCCCCGCCGGCCGGGGACGGGAAGAAGCGGGCCGCGAAGGCGCCCGGCCGGTGGACGGTCGGCTTCGGCGGGGGCTCCGCCTTCCCGGCCGACGCCGCCGACCGGTACCCGGCCCCGCGCAAACTGGCCACCCTGCTCGGGAAGGCACTGAAGGACGTACGCCGCTTACCGGAGCCGCACGACCCTCCCCTGGCGGTGAACGGCGTCCCGGCCCTGGCGGCGGACACCTCGGCGGGCCGCATCCTCGTGGCGCGGCAGCCACCGTACCGGGTGCTGCGCCTGGAGCCGTACGAGCCGAACGGGCCGTCCGGGCTGCTGGACCGGCTGAAGGGCGCCGTCGGCGGGCCGCCGAAGGTGCGGCGGGCGACGACGGGGCCGCTGCTGGGCGGCGACTCCGACGGGGTCGACCTCTCCCCGGTGCCCGGGGCGGCCGTTCCCGGCATGTACGACCGGCTGGCGCGGGACGTCGGACAGCTCGCCGACGCCATCGACCCCGGGGTCGGCTTCTCCCTCGACAGCGCGGGGAAGCTGAACTGCGGCCACGGGGGCTGCTCGGTACAGCAGCGGTTCACCGGGAAGCTGAGCACCGCGGCGCGGACCCGCGTCACCGGGGGAACGCTCACCGCCGCCCTGACCGCGACCATCTCCATCGACGGCCGGTACGCCGGGAGGTGCGGAAGCCGGGGCACGTTCCCCGTCCAGGGCACGGCCGTGTCCGGCAGCCTGTCCTGCTCGTCCCCGGAGGCGGGGGCGGTGTTCTCCTCCGTGGACGCCCAGCACAAGGCAAGGGCGCGGGCGCAGTCCAGGGCGCAGGGCGGCGGGATCGTCCGGTACACGATCTCGTCCCGGGCTTCCACCCTGATCGAGGCGCGCGTCCTCGCGGTGGCCGAGGTGCAGCGCCTGGTCAGGCAGGTGCACCGGGAGGGGCGCGACGCCCGGTGTCCGGCGGCCGCCGGAGCGCCGGGGGCGAAGCCGGCGGTGGCCAAGCCCGTGGCGTACGCGGCCTCACAGGCCGGAGCGGGAGACTGCAGGGCCCCGGCGTCGTACGAACGGGTGGCGGCGAGCCTGCCGAGGCGCGTCGACCGCGGACCGACCGCCGGCCAGGTGGTCGACAAGGCCGGCAACCGGATCGGCGGCGTGATGACCAGTGGCCGGACCGCGTCCACCCGCGCGATCGACACCTTCCTCAAGTCGTCCCCGCACGCGGCACGCCCCCGGGCGGGAGCGGAACACACGGCGGCCACGCACGTCGAGACCAAGATCGCGTGGCGTATGCGCGAGCACGGCATCACCCACGCCGACGTGGTCATCAACAACAGCGGCGGAGTGTGCAGGGGCCCCTTCTCGTGCGATCAGGCCGTGAGGGCCATCCTCCCCAGGGGCTCGACGATGACGGTCTGGTACCCGACTCCGTCGGGCCTGGTCCCCTTCACCATCACGGGCGTCGGCTAG
- a CDS encoding glycosyltransferase — translation MRILIITAGSRGDVAPFTGLGRRLMDAGHQVAVAAHPSFAALVGGCGLDHRPVPGDPRELIRAWSRAASREEARALTRAYADGLADGVAEAVAGGSDLLLTASGPAPLSLTAGEAFGIPVVGTYLVPAIATREFPLPNARSTDGLGPEGNLAAGRDVLRRAEGVFAGAVTRLRAHLGLPAGASSAPVDVRPVFHGFSPLVVPRPEDWPSWAEVAGYWWPARPCGWHPPAELVDFLQAGPPPVFIGFGSMAAGQGERLSELVAAAVERAGVRAVVQAGWAGLSGRGDDVLAIGDVPHDWLFPRTAAVVHHAGAGTTAAGLRAGVPALPVPVMADQPFWASRLYRLGVAPRPLPFQEQH, via the coding sequence ATGCGGATTCTGATCATCACGGCCGGTTCACGGGGAGATGTCGCACCCTTCACGGGGCTGGGGCGGCGGCTGATGGATGCGGGCCATCAGGTCGCCGTGGCCGCTCACCCGTCCTTCGCCGCACTCGTCGGCGGGTGCGGTCTCGACCACCGGCCCGTGCCGGGAGACCCCCGGGAGCTGATCCGGGCCTGGTCCCGGGCCGCGTCGCGGGAGGAGGCCCGGGCACTGACCAGGGCGTACGCGGATGGGCTCGCCGATGGCGTGGCGGAGGCCGTGGCGGGCGGATCCGACCTGCTCCTCACCGCCTCCGGCCCGGCACCGCTCAGCCTGACGGCCGGCGAGGCGTTCGGCATCCCCGTCGTCGGCACCTACCTCGTACCCGCCATCGCCACCAGAGAGTTCCCGCTGCCCAACGCACGGAGCACCGACGGCCTCGGGCCGGAGGGCAACCTCGCCGCGGGCCGGGACGTGCTGAGGCGCGCGGAAGGAGTCTTCGCGGGCGCCGTGACCCGGCTGCGCGCCCACCTCGGGCTGCCCGCCGGCGCGTCCTCGGCACCGGTGGACGTCCGGCCGGTCTTCCACGGTTTCAGCCCGCTGGTGGTGCCGCGCCCCGAGGACTGGCCGTCCTGGGCGGAAGTGGCGGGCTACTGGTGGCCCGCGCGGCCGTGCGGCTGGCACCCCCCGGCCGAACTGGTCGACTTCCTCCAGGCCGGTCCGCCTCCGGTGTTCATCGGGTTCGGCAGTATGGCGGCGGGGCAGGGGGAACGGCTCAGCGAGCTGGTGGCCGCGGCCGTGGAGCGGGCAGGTGTGCGCGCGGTGGTGCAGGCGGGGTGGGCCGGTCTGAGCGGCCGCGGCGACGACGTCCTGGCCATCGGCGACGTCCCACACGACTGGCTGTTTCCTCGCACCGCCGCCGTCGTCCACCACGCAGGGGCCGGTACGACCGCGGCCGGACTGCGGGCCGGAGTGCCGGCCCTGCCCGTACCGGTCATGGCCGACCAGCCGTTCTGGGCGTCTCGGCTGTATCGGCTGGGAGTTGCTCCCCGGCCGCTGCCGTTCCAGGAACAGCACTGA
- a CDS encoding helix-turn-helix domain-containing protein has protein sequence MAESERPGEAPAQRLGSALRALQQRSGRTLRSLEREVLISDSSLSRYFRGSTVPPWATVRDLCRALDADPAEYRALWEAADRSQPKQAAEPSGTAAPPDTGVARRRGDAARTWLRSRRVCALGGALSGVLLGAVVTAVALAPGTARTPRSGPGSAPAAGAEGTPGGVWPQETVVRIFVNRATGLCLDDSLDKKLRTYACNGMSYQRWSAHRLPDGSRWLRNHATGACLEDGDAGLRTRPCTSGANGSQTWTVTLWGDESAQVRSRETGRCLADDGPGLRTLPCDRTQRQKWG, from the coding sequence ATGGCGGAGAGTGAACGGCCCGGGGAGGCTCCCGCACAGCGCCTCGGCAGCGCCCTGCGCGCACTCCAGCAGCGGTCCGGCCGCACGCTGCGCTCGCTGGAGCGGGAGGTGCTGATCAGCGACTCGTCGCTGTCGCGCTACTTCCGGGGGAGCACCGTCCCGCCGTGGGCCACGGTCCGGGACCTGTGCCGGGCGCTGGACGCCGACCCCGCCGAGTACCGCGCCCTGTGGGAGGCGGCCGACCGGAGTCAGCCCAAGCAGGCGGCGGAGCCGTCCGGTACCGCCGCGCCCCCGGACACGGGCGTGGCCCGCCGCCGGGGCGACGCGGCTCGCACCTGGCTGCGCAGCCGCCGGGTGTGCGCCCTGGGCGGAGCGCTGTCCGGCGTGCTGCTGGGGGCCGTGGTCACCGCGGTCGCTCTGGCGCCCGGCACCGCCCGGACCCCGCGGTCGGGGCCGGGGAGCGCGCCGGCGGCCGGCGCGGAAGGGACTCCGGGCGGCGTGTGGCCGCAGGAGACCGTCGTGAGGATCTTCGTGAACCGGGCCACGGGACTCTGCCTGGACGACAGCCTCGACAAGAAGCTGCGCACGTACGCCTGCAACGGCATGAGCTACCAGCGGTGGAGCGCGCACAGGTTGCCGGACGGGTCCCGATGGCTGAGGAACCACGCCACCGGCGCCTGCCTGGAGGACGGCGACGCGGGGTTGCGCACACGGCCCTGCACCTCCGGCGCGAACGGGTCCCAGACCTGGACCGTCACGCTGTGGGGCGACGAGTCGGCCCAGGTCAGGAGCCGGGAGACCGGGCGGTGCCTGGCCGACGACGGCCCTGGGCTGCGTACGCTCCCGTGCGACCGTACGCAGCGCCAGAAATGGGGCTGA
- a CDS encoding glycoside hydrolase family 43 protein: protein MSLPRSPLPPRRRGRLLAVVAAVLAAVAGPVTAPAGAVAGADAPLPVLDREFADPDVVKVGRTYHAYATNGDGRNVQHATSADLVHWTVAAGDALPALGAWAVPRRSLVWAPEVFSNGRGFTMHYTARDRASDRQCIGVAVADSPDGPFRPVGDGPLVCPAAEGGAIDASGYREGARRYVLWKSDGNCCGRDTWLHLQPVSPDGTRTTGPAVRLVKQDQPWEGQVVEAPTLVERGGRYVLFYSADHYGDDRYKTGYAVAARLTGPYTKAAAPLMSTESFGGAVRGPGGQDVVKGPDGRDLILFHGWSEDRSRRVLYAVRLDFADGRPVVRN, encoded by the coding sequence ATGTCCCTCCCCCGCAGCCCCCTGCCCCCGCGCCGTCGTGGACGGCTTCTCGCGGTGGTCGCCGCCGTCCTCGCCGCGGTCGCCGGGCCGGTGACGGCTCCCGCCGGCGCGGTCGCCGGGGCGGACGCGCCGCTCCCGGTGCTCGACCGGGAGTTCGCGGACCCGGACGTCGTGAAGGTGGGCCGTACCTACCACGCGTACGCGACCAACGGCGACGGCCGGAACGTCCAGCACGCGACCTCGGCCGACCTGGTGCACTGGACGGTCGCCGCCGGCGACGCCCTGCCCGCGCTCGGTGCCTGGGCGGTGCCCCGCCGCTCCCTGGTGTGGGCGCCGGAGGTCTTCTCCAACGGCCGCGGTTTCACGATGCATTACACCGCCCGGGACCGGGCCAGTGACCGGCAGTGCATCGGCGTGGCCGTCGCGGACTCGCCGGACGGGCCGTTCCGGCCGGTCGGCGACGGCCCGCTGGTCTGCCCGGCCGCCGAGGGCGGCGCCATCGACGCGTCCGGGTACCGGGAGGGCGCCCGCCGGTACGTGCTGTGGAAGAGCGACGGCAACTGCTGCGGCCGCGACACCTGGCTGCACCTCCAGCCCGTGTCGCCGGACGGCACGCGCACGACGGGCCCGGCGGTCCGGCTCGTCAAGCAGGACCAGCCGTGGGAGGGCCAGGTGGTGGAGGCGCCGACGCTGGTCGAGCGGGGCGGGCGGTACGTGCTGTTCTACTCGGCCGACCACTACGGCGACGACCGGTACAAGACCGGGTACGCGGTGGCGGCCCGGCTCACCGGCCCTTACACGAAGGCCGCCGCACCGCTGATGAGCACCGAGTCGTTCGGCGGCGCGGTGCGCGGGCCCGGCGGGCAGGACGTGGTGAAGGGACCCGACGGGCGCGACCTGATCCTCTTCCACGGCTGGAGCGAGGACCGTTCACGCCGGGTCCTGTACGCCGTCCGCCTCGACTTCGCCGACGGCCGCCCGGTCGTGCGGAACTGA
- a CDS encoding GNAT family N-acetyltransferase — translation MTQQRPIAIERMDGPAAVQAAGAFQLIYAEAFAEPPHCETEDDVAAAFRRFPVQARNRAFRAVLARTEDGKPIGMAYGHPLGPDTVWWDELTEPVPDDMRREDGHRTFGLMELAVRGPWRGQGVARRLHKTLLDTVGAERVLLNVHPASKAASAAYRAWGYRKIGEARPGAEGADLHDVMLLDLRGRGGRDRHAQRAVRP, via the coding sequence ATGACGCAGCAACGGCCCATCGCGATAGAGCGGATGGACGGACCGGCCGCGGTGCAGGCCGCGGGCGCGTTCCAGCTGATCTACGCCGAGGCGTTCGCCGAGCCTCCTCACTGCGAGACCGAGGACGACGTCGCCGCCGCCTTCCGCCGCTTCCCCGTCCAGGCGCGCAACCGCGCCTTTCGCGCGGTCCTGGCCCGTACCGAGGACGGGAAGCCGATCGGCATGGCGTACGGCCACCCGCTCGGGCCCGACACGGTGTGGTGGGACGAACTGACCGAGCCCGTGCCCGACGACATGCGGCGCGAGGACGGGCACCGCACCTTCGGGCTCATGGAACTCGCCGTGCGCGGACCGTGGCGCGGACAGGGGGTCGCGCGGCGTCTGCACAAGACGCTGCTCGACACCGTCGGAGCCGAGCGGGTGCTGTTGAACGTCCACCCGGCGAGCAAGGCGGCGTCGGCCGCCTACCGGGCGTGGGGATACCGCAAGATCGGCGAGGCGCGCCCCGGGGCCGAGGGCGCGGACCTCCATGACGTGATGCTGCTCGATCTGCGCGGGCGTGGCGGCCGGGACCGCCACGCGCAGCGGGCGGTTCGTCCCTAG